From Danio rerio strain Tuebingen ecotype United States chromosome 7, GRCz12tu, whole genome shotgun sequence, the proteins below share one genomic window:
- the skor1a gene encoding SKI family transcriptional corepressor 1a isoform X10, with protein MESIPSQLSTGRDTCSSPSSKQELQPYSGSSSMKPNQVSETALYGVPIVSLVIDGQERLCLAQISNTLLKNYSYNEIHNRRVALGITCVQCTPVQLEILRRAGAMPISSRRCGMITKREAERLCKSFLGAHNPPKLPENFAFDVSHECAWGCRGNFIPARYNSSRAKCIKCTYCNMYFSPNKFIFHSHRTPESKYTQPDAANFNSWRRHLKLTDKSLADDLCHAWEDVKAMFNGGSRKRAMPGSGSEMSSHLKPQSSGNITQTTSSDIPHKTLRCDDDRGNLSLSNSVRNYPVIPVPSKSFGMLQKIPPPIFPHPYSFPAFGLCQKKDDGVGEQNKTNVPSVFWPGAKDGIYPSFPMFWPTAGSLPLSSYQPKPHADLLGGRQTEAEMSESERGGNTPRDSLFDSERCSSSQSLRNDEDKSGDEARSSEGQPSTPRKLSYISAFRPVVKDAESIAKLYGNRDAYSGAHPGHLSPDFVSETSSYRSASPCADSGEEPDVDVETHRIPDDEESIQLSVDDRQSPVREDTPTPQPDDGHQTVTFSDSGSPDHKQNKQVAKKSDAIAYDVYSHEKDGASLQNTLSCSASKLSRCAQDTNEELQKQLLEQVELRKKLEREFQSLKDNFQDQMKRELSYREEMVQQLQIVRAHDALHHFSCKMLTPRHCTGTCTFKPPLLPP; from the exons ATGGAGTCGATACCCAGTCAGCTTTCTACGGGACGAGATACTTGCTCTTCTCCCAGCTCGAAGCAAGAACTCCAGCCTTATTCTGGCAGCAGCTCGATGAAGCCAAATCAAGTGAGTGAGACTGCGCTGTACGGAGTGCCCATCGTCTCTTTGGTAATCGACGGCCAGGAGAGACTGTGTTTGGCGCAGATTTCCAACACTTTACTGAAGAACTACAGTTACAACGAAATTCACAACCGACGCGTGGCGCTTGGAATTACGTGTGTGCAGTGCACGCCGGTGCAGTTGGAGATCCTGAGGCGCGCGGGGGCTATGCCCATCTCCTCGCGCCGCTGTGGCATGATCACCAAACGCGAGGCCGAGCGCCTCTGCAAATCCTTTCTCGGGGCTCACAATCCTCCCAAATTACCCGAGAATTTTGCTTTCGATGTTTCACACGAGTGCGCCTGGGGATGTCGGGGAAACTTCATACCCGCCAGGTACAATAGCTCCAGGGCGAAATGCATCAAGTGCACCTATTGCAATATGTACTTTTCACCAAACAAATTTATATTTCATTCGCACCGCACACCTGAATCGAAATACACGCAGCCGGACGCGGCTAATTTTAATTCATGGAGGCGCCATCTGAAACTCACCGACAAAAGTTTGGCTGATGATCTTTGTCACGCGTGGGAGGACGTCAAGGCCATGTTTAACGGCGGGAGCAGAAAACGCGCAATGCCGGGTAGTGGATCCGAAATGTCCTCCCATCTCAAACCGCAGTCCTCCGGCAACATCACGCAAACTACTTCCTCCGATATCCCTCACAAAACTTTGCGCTGCGACGACGACCGCGGTAACCTCAGTTTAAGCAACAGCGTGCGCAACTATCCGGTCATCCCTGTGCCTAGTAAGAGTTTCGGCATGCTCCAGAAGATCCCGCCACCCATCTTCCCGCATCCGTATAGTTTCCCAGCATTTGGACTGTGTCAAAAGAAGGACGATGGAGTTGGTGAGCAGAATAAGACCAATGTGCCCAGCGTGTTTTGGCCCGGTGCGAAGGACGGTATCTATCCTTCCTTTCCTATGTTTTGGCCCACCGCGGGCAGCCTGCCGCTCTCATCCTACCAACCAAAGCCACACGCGGACTTACTGGGTGGCCGGCAAACGGAAGCAGAGATGTCAGAGAGTGAGAGGGGAGGAAACACACCTAGAGACAGTCTGTTCGACAGCGAGCGCTGCTCCAGCTCACAGTCCCTCAGGAACGACGAGGACAAATCTGGGGACGAGGCCAGGTCAAGTGAGGGTCAACCCAGCACTCCTAGAAAGCTAAGCTATATTTCTGCGTTCAGACCAGTGGTTAAAGACGCAGAGAGTATAGCCAAGCTTTACGGGAACAGGGACGCGTACAGTGGAGCACATCCTGGTCATTTGTCGCCTGACTTTGTGAGCGAGACCTCCAGCTACAGATCGGCCTCTCCGTGCGCGGACAGCGGGGAAGAACCAGATGTGGACGTGGAGACTCACAGAATTCCCGATGATGAGGAATCTATACAACTTTCCGTAGATGATCGGCAAAGTCCAGTGAGGGAAGACACACCAACGCCTCAGCCGGACGATGGCCACCAGACGGTCACTTTCAGTGACTCGGGCTCCCCTGATCACAAGCAGAACAAGCAGGTGGCGAAGAAAAGTGATGCCATTGCTTACGAT GTGTACTCGCATGAAAAGGATGGAGCCTCTCTTCAGAACACCCTGTCCTGTTCGGCCTCCAAACTTTCTCGCTGCGCGCAAGATACAAATG AGGAGCTCCAAAAGCAGCTATTGGAGCAAGTGGAGCTGAGAAAAAAACTGGAAAGGGAATTTCAAAGTTTGAAAG ATAATTTTCAGGATCAAATGAAGAGGGAACTGTCTTATCGAGAGGAGATGGTCCAGCAGCTGCAGATTGTGCGAG CTCACGACGCTCTTCACCATTTCTCCTGCAAAATGCTCACTCCACGCCACTGCACAGGGACCTGCACCTTTAAGCCACCTCTCTTACCACCTTAA
- the skor1a gene encoding SKI family transcriptional corepressor 1a isoform X3: MESIPSQLSTGRDTCSSPSSKQELQPYSGSSSMKPNQVSETALYGVPIVSLVIDGQERLCLAQISNTLLKNYSYNEIHNRRVALGITCVQCTPVQLEILRRAGAMPISSRRCGMITKREAERLCKSFLGAHNPPKLPENFAFDVSHECAWGCRGNFIPARYNSSRAKCIKCTYCNMYFSPNKFIFHSHRTPESKYTQPDAANFNSWRRHLKLTDKSLADDLCHAWEDVKAMFNGGSRKRAMPGSGSEMSSHLKPQSSGNITQTTSSDIPHKTLRCDDDRGNLSLSNSVRNYPVIPVPSKSFGMLQKIPPPIFPHPYSFPAFGLCQKKDDGVGEQNKTNVPSVFWPGAKDGIYPSFPMFWPTAGSLPLSSYQPKPHADLLGGRQTEAEMSESERGGNTPRDSLFDSERCSSSQSLRNDEDKSGDEARSSEGQPSTPRKLSYISAFRPVVKDAESIAKLYGNRDAYSGAHPGHLSPDFVSETSSYRSASPCADSGEEPDVDVETHRIPDDEESIQLSVDDRQSPVREDTPTPQPDDGHQTVTFSDSGSPDHKQNKQVAKKSDAIAYDVYSHEKDGASLQNTLSCSASKLSRCAQDTNDSHISNSTDDECESQKSCSDQIRVSRENSIDAALRSTDNRFNFEKDIENMAKEELQKQLLEQVELRKKLEREFQSLKDNFQDQMKRELSYREEMVQQLQIVRAHDALHHFSCKMLTPRHCTGTCTFKPPLLPP, from the exons ATGGAGTCGATACCCAGTCAGCTTTCTACGGGACGAGATACTTGCTCTTCTCCCAGCTCGAAGCAAGAACTCCAGCCTTATTCTGGCAGCAGCTCGATGAAGCCAAATCAAGTGAGTGAGACTGCGCTGTACGGAGTGCCCATCGTCTCTTTGGTAATCGACGGCCAGGAGAGACTGTGTTTGGCGCAGATTTCCAACACTTTACTGAAGAACTACAGTTACAACGAAATTCACAACCGACGCGTGGCGCTTGGAATTACGTGTGTGCAGTGCACGCCGGTGCAGTTGGAGATCCTGAGGCGCGCGGGGGCTATGCCCATCTCCTCGCGCCGCTGTGGCATGATCACCAAACGCGAGGCCGAGCGCCTCTGCAAATCCTTTCTCGGGGCTCACAATCCTCCCAAATTACCCGAGAATTTTGCTTTCGATGTTTCACACGAGTGCGCCTGGGGATGTCGGGGAAACTTCATACCCGCCAGGTACAATAGCTCCAGGGCGAAATGCATCAAGTGCACCTATTGCAATATGTACTTTTCACCAAACAAATTTATATTTCATTCGCACCGCACACCTGAATCGAAATACACGCAGCCGGACGCGGCTAATTTTAATTCATGGAGGCGCCATCTGAAACTCACCGACAAAAGTTTGGCTGATGATCTTTGTCACGCGTGGGAGGACGTCAAGGCCATGTTTAACGGCGGGAGCAGAAAACGCGCAATGCCGGGTAGTGGATCCGAAATGTCCTCCCATCTCAAACCGCAGTCCTCCGGCAACATCACGCAAACTACTTCCTCCGATATCCCTCACAAAACTTTGCGCTGCGACGACGACCGCGGTAACCTCAGTTTAAGCAACAGCGTGCGCAACTATCCGGTCATCCCTGTGCCTAGTAAGAGTTTCGGCATGCTCCAGAAGATCCCGCCACCCATCTTCCCGCATCCGTATAGTTTCCCAGCATTTGGACTGTGTCAAAAGAAGGACGATGGAGTTGGTGAGCAGAATAAGACCAATGTGCCCAGCGTGTTTTGGCCCGGTGCGAAGGACGGTATCTATCCTTCCTTTCCTATGTTTTGGCCCACCGCGGGCAGCCTGCCGCTCTCATCCTACCAACCAAAGCCACACGCGGACTTACTGGGTGGCCGGCAAACGGAAGCAGAGATGTCAGAGAGTGAGAGGGGAGGAAACACACCTAGAGACAGTCTGTTCGACAGCGAGCGCTGCTCCAGCTCACAGTCCCTCAGGAACGACGAGGACAAATCTGGGGACGAGGCCAGGTCAAGTGAGGGTCAACCCAGCACTCCTAGAAAGCTAAGCTATATTTCTGCGTTCAGACCAGTGGTTAAAGACGCAGAGAGTATAGCCAAGCTTTACGGGAACAGGGACGCGTACAGTGGAGCACATCCTGGTCATTTGTCGCCTGACTTTGTGAGCGAGACCTCCAGCTACAGATCGGCCTCTCCGTGCGCGGACAGCGGGGAAGAACCAGATGTGGACGTGGAGACTCACAGAATTCCCGATGATGAGGAATCTATACAACTTTCCGTAGATGATCGGCAAAGTCCAGTGAGGGAAGACACACCAACGCCTCAGCCGGACGATGGCCACCAGACGGTCACTTTCAGTGACTCGGGCTCCCCTGATCACAAGCAGAACAAGCAGGTGGCGAAGAAAAGTGATGCCATTGCTTACGAT GTGTACTCGCATGAAAAGGATGGAGCCTCTCTTCAGAACACCCTGTCCTGTTCGGCCTCCAAACTTTCTCGCTGCGCGCAAGATACAAATG ATTCACACATTTCAAACAGTACTGACGACGAATGCGAATCTCAAAAATCCTGCTCGGACCAAATTAGAGTAAGCAGAGAGAATTCAA TTGACGCAGCATTGAGAAGTACTGATAACAGATTTAATTTCGAGAAAGACATCGAGAATATGGCAAAAG AGGAGCTCCAAAAGCAGCTATTGGAGCAAGTGGAGCTGAGAAAAAAACTGGAAAGGGAATTTCAAAGTTTGAAAG ATAATTTTCAGGATCAAATGAAGAGGGAACTGTCTTATCGAGAGGAGATGGTCCAGCAGCTGCAGATTGTGCGAG CTCACGACGCTCTTCACCATTTCTCCTGCAAAATGCTCACTCCACGCCACTGCACAGGGACCTGCACCTTTAAGCCACCTCTCTTACCACCTTAA
- the skor1a gene encoding SKI family transcriptional corepressor 1a isoform X1, whose amino-acid sequence MESIPSQLSTGRDTCSSPSSKQELQPYSGSSSMKPNQVSETALYGVPIVSLVIDGQERLCLAQISNTLLKNYSYNEIHNRRVALGITCVQCTPVQLEILRRAGAMPISSRRCGMITKREAERLCKSFLGAHNPPKLPENFAFDVSHECAWGCRGNFIPARYNSSRAKCIKCTYCNMYFSPNKFIFHSHRTPESKYTQPDAANFNSWRRHLKLTDKSLADDLCHAWEDVKAMFNGGSRKRAMPGSGSEMSSHLKPQSSGNITQTTSSDIPHKTLRCDDDRGNLSLSNSVRNYPVIPVPSKSFGMLQKIPPPIFPHPYSFPAFGLCQKKDDGVGEQNKTNVPSVFWPGAKDGIYPSFPMFWPTAGSLPLSSYQPKPHADLLGGRQTEAEMSESERGGNTPRDSLFDSERCSSSQSLRNDEDKSGDEARSSEGQPSTPRKLSYISAFRPVVKDAESIAKLYGNRDAYSGAHPGHLSPDFVSETSSYRSASPCADSGEEPDVDVETHRIPDDEESIQLSVDDRQSPVREDTPTPQPDDGHQTVTFSDSGSPDHKQNKQVAKKSDAIAYDVYSHEKDGASLQNTLSCSASKLSRCAQDTNDSHISNSTDDECESQKSCSDQIRVSRENSIDAALRSTDNRFNFEKDIENMAKEELQKQLLEQVELRKKLEREFQSLKDNFQDQMKRELSYREEMVQQLQIVRDTLCNELDQERKARYAIQQKLKAHDALHHFSCKMLTPRHCTGTCTFKPPLLPP is encoded by the exons ATGGAGTCGATACCCAGTCAGCTTTCTACGGGACGAGATACTTGCTCTTCTCCCAGCTCGAAGCAAGAACTCCAGCCTTATTCTGGCAGCAGCTCGATGAAGCCAAATCAAGTGAGTGAGACTGCGCTGTACGGAGTGCCCATCGTCTCTTTGGTAATCGACGGCCAGGAGAGACTGTGTTTGGCGCAGATTTCCAACACTTTACTGAAGAACTACAGTTACAACGAAATTCACAACCGACGCGTGGCGCTTGGAATTACGTGTGTGCAGTGCACGCCGGTGCAGTTGGAGATCCTGAGGCGCGCGGGGGCTATGCCCATCTCCTCGCGCCGCTGTGGCATGATCACCAAACGCGAGGCCGAGCGCCTCTGCAAATCCTTTCTCGGGGCTCACAATCCTCCCAAATTACCCGAGAATTTTGCTTTCGATGTTTCACACGAGTGCGCCTGGGGATGTCGGGGAAACTTCATACCCGCCAGGTACAATAGCTCCAGGGCGAAATGCATCAAGTGCACCTATTGCAATATGTACTTTTCACCAAACAAATTTATATTTCATTCGCACCGCACACCTGAATCGAAATACACGCAGCCGGACGCGGCTAATTTTAATTCATGGAGGCGCCATCTGAAACTCACCGACAAAAGTTTGGCTGATGATCTTTGTCACGCGTGGGAGGACGTCAAGGCCATGTTTAACGGCGGGAGCAGAAAACGCGCAATGCCGGGTAGTGGATCCGAAATGTCCTCCCATCTCAAACCGCAGTCCTCCGGCAACATCACGCAAACTACTTCCTCCGATATCCCTCACAAAACTTTGCGCTGCGACGACGACCGCGGTAACCTCAGTTTAAGCAACAGCGTGCGCAACTATCCGGTCATCCCTGTGCCTAGTAAGAGTTTCGGCATGCTCCAGAAGATCCCGCCACCCATCTTCCCGCATCCGTATAGTTTCCCAGCATTTGGACTGTGTCAAAAGAAGGACGATGGAGTTGGTGAGCAGAATAAGACCAATGTGCCCAGCGTGTTTTGGCCCGGTGCGAAGGACGGTATCTATCCTTCCTTTCCTATGTTTTGGCCCACCGCGGGCAGCCTGCCGCTCTCATCCTACCAACCAAAGCCACACGCGGACTTACTGGGTGGCCGGCAAACGGAAGCAGAGATGTCAGAGAGTGAGAGGGGAGGAAACACACCTAGAGACAGTCTGTTCGACAGCGAGCGCTGCTCCAGCTCACAGTCCCTCAGGAACGACGAGGACAAATCTGGGGACGAGGCCAGGTCAAGTGAGGGTCAACCCAGCACTCCTAGAAAGCTAAGCTATATTTCTGCGTTCAGACCAGTGGTTAAAGACGCAGAGAGTATAGCCAAGCTTTACGGGAACAGGGACGCGTACAGTGGAGCACATCCTGGTCATTTGTCGCCTGACTTTGTGAGCGAGACCTCCAGCTACAGATCGGCCTCTCCGTGCGCGGACAGCGGGGAAGAACCAGATGTGGACGTGGAGACTCACAGAATTCCCGATGATGAGGAATCTATACAACTTTCCGTAGATGATCGGCAAAGTCCAGTGAGGGAAGACACACCAACGCCTCAGCCGGACGATGGCCACCAGACGGTCACTTTCAGTGACTCGGGCTCCCCTGATCACAAGCAGAACAAGCAGGTGGCGAAGAAAAGTGATGCCATTGCTTACGAT GTGTACTCGCATGAAAAGGATGGAGCCTCTCTTCAGAACACCCTGTCCTGTTCGGCCTCCAAACTTTCTCGCTGCGCGCAAGATACAAATG ATTCACACATTTCAAACAGTACTGACGACGAATGCGAATCTCAAAAATCCTGCTCGGACCAAATTAGAGTAAGCAGAGAGAATTCAA TTGACGCAGCATTGAGAAGTACTGATAACAGATTTAATTTCGAGAAAGACATCGAGAATATGGCAAAAG AGGAGCTCCAAAAGCAGCTATTGGAGCAAGTGGAGCTGAGAAAAAAACTGGAAAGGGAATTTCAAAGTTTGAAAG ATAATTTTCAGGATCAAATGAAGAGGGAACTGTCTTATCGAGAGGAGATGGTCCAGCAGCTGCAGATTGTGCGAG acacATTGTGCAACGAGTTGGATCAGGAGAGAAAGGCTCGTTATGCAATTCAGCAGAAGCTTAAAG CTCACGACGCTCTTCACCATTTCTCCTGCAAAATGCTCACTCCACGCCACTGCACAGGGACCTGCACCTTTAAGCCACCTCTCTTACCACCTTAA
- the skor1a gene encoding SKI family transcriptional corepressor 1a isoform X5 — protein MESIPSQLSTGRDTCSSPSSKQELQPYSGSSSMKPNQVSETALYGVPIVSLVIDGQERLCLAQISNTLLKNYSYNEIHNRRVALGITCVQCTPVQLEILRRAGAMPISSRRCGMITKREAERLCKSFLGAHNPPKLPENFAFDVSHECAWGCRGNFIPARYNSSRAKCIKCTYCNMYFSPNKFIFHSHRTPESKYTQPDAANFNSWRRHLKLTDKSLADDLCHAWEDVKAMFNGGSRKRAMPGSGSEMSSHLKPQSSGNITQTTSSDIPHKTLRCDDDRGNLSLSNSVRNYPVIPVPSKSFGMLQKIPPPIFPHPYSFPAFGLCQKKDDGVGEQNKTNVPSVFWPGAKDGIYPSFPMFWPTAGSLPLSSYQPKPHADLLGGRQTEAEMSESERGGNTPRDSLFDSERCSSSQSLRNDEDKSGDEARSSEGQPSTPRKLSYISAFRPVVKDAESIAKLYGNRDAYSGAHPGHLSPDFVSETSSYRSASPCADSGEEPDVDVETHRIPDDEESIQLSVDDRQSPVREDTPTPQPDDGHQTVTFSDSGSPDHKQNKQVAKKSDAIAYDVYSHEKDGASLQNTLSCSASKLSRCAQDTNDSHISNSTDDECESQKSCSDQIRVSRENSIDAALRSTDNRFNFEKDIENMAKEELQKQLLEQVELRKKLEREFQSLKGSNEEGTVLSRGDGPAAADCASSRRSSPFLLQNAHSTPLHRDLHL, from the exons ATGGAGTCGATACCCAGTCAGCTTTCTACGGGACGAGATACTTGCTCTTCTCCCAGCTCGAAGCAAGAACTCCAGCCTTATTCTGGCAGCAGCTCGATGAAGCCAAATCAAGTGAGTGAGACTGCGCTGTACGGAGTGCCCATCGTCTCTTTGGTAATCGACGGCCAGGAGAGACTGTGTTTGGCGCAGATTTCCAACACTTTACTGAAGAACTACAGTTACAACGAAATTCACAACCGACGCGTGGCGCTTGGAATTACGTGTGTGCAGTGCACGCCGGTGCAGTTGGAGATCCTGAGGCGCGCGGGGGCTATGCCCATCTCCTCGCGCCGCTGTGGCATGATCACCAAACGCGAGGCCGAGCGCCTCTGCAAATCCTTTCTCGGGGCTCACAATCCTCCCAAATTACCCGAGAATTTTGCTTTCGATGTTTCACACGAGTGCGCCTGGGGATGTCGGGGAAACTTCATACCCGCCAGGTACAATAGCTCCAGGGCGAAATGCATCAAGTGCACCTATTGCAATATGTACTTTTCACCAAACAAATTTATATTTCATTCGCACCGCACACCTGAATCGAAATACACGCAGCCGGACGCGGCTAATTTTAATTCATGGAGGCGCCATCTGAAACTCACCGACAAAAGTTTGGCTGATGATCTTTGTCACGCGTGGGAGGACGTCAAGGCCATGTTTAACGGCGGGAGCAGAAAACGCGCAATGCCGGGTAGTGGATCCGAAATGTCCTCCCATCTCAAACCGCAGTCCTCCGGCAACATCACGCAAACTACTTCCTCCGATATCCCTCACAAAACTTTGCGCTGCGACGACGACCGCGGTAACCTCAGTTTAAGCAACAGCGTGCGCAACTATCCGGTCATCCCTGTGCCTAGTAAGAGTTTCGGCATGCTCCAGAAGATCCCGCCACCCATCTTCCCGCATCCGTATAGTTTCCCAGCATTTGGACTGTGTCAAAAGAAGGACGATGGAGTTGGTGAGCAGAATAAGACCAATGTGCCCAGCGTGTTTTGGCCCGGTGCGAAGGACGGTATCTATCCTTCCTTTCCTATGTTTTGGCCCACCGCGGGCAGCCTGCCGCTCTCATCCTACCAACCAAAGCCACACGCGGACTTACTGGGTGGCCGGCAAACGGAAGCAGAGATGTCAGAGAGTGAGAGGGGAGGAAACACACCTAGAGACAGTCTGTTCGACAGCGAGCGCTGCTCCAGCTCACAGTCCCTCAGGAACGACGAGGACAAATCTGGGGACGAGGCCAGGTCAAGTGAGGGTCAACCCAGCACTCCTAGAAAGCTAAGCTATATTTCTGCGTTCAGACCAGTGGTTAAAGACGCAGAGAGTATAGCCAAGCTTTACGGGAACAGGGACGCGTACAGTGGAGCACATCCTGGTCATTTGTCGCCTGACTTTGTGAGCGAGACCTCCAGCTACAGATCGGCCTCTCCGTGCGCGGACAGCGGGGAAGAACCAGATGTGGACGTGGAGACTCACAGAATTCCCGATGATGAGGAATCTATACAACTTTCCGTAGATGATCGGCAAAGTCCAGTGAGGGAAGACACACCAACGCCTCAGCCGGACGATGGCCACCAGACGGTCACTTTCAGTGACTCGGGCTCCCCTGATCACAAGCAGAACAAGCAGGTGGCGAAGAAAAGTGATGCCATTGCTTACGAT GTGTACTCGCATGAAAAGGATGGAGCCTCTCTTCAGAACACCCTGTCCTGTTCGGCCTCCAAACTTTCTCGCTGCGCGCAAGATACAAATG ATTCACACATTTCAAACAGTACTGACGACGAATGCGAATCTCAAAAATCCTGCTCGGACCAAATTAGAGTAAGCAGAGAGAATTCAA TTGACGCAGCATTGAGAAGTACTGATAACAGATTTAATTTCGAGAAAGACATCGAGAATATGGCAAAAG AGGAGCTCCAAAAGCAGCTATTGGAGCAAGTGGAGCTGAGAAAAAAACTGGAAAGGGAATTTCAAAGTTTGAAAG GATCAAATGAAGAGGGAACTGTCTTATCGAGAGGAGATGGTCCAGCAGCTGCAGATTGTGCGAG CTCACGACGCTCTTCACCATTTCTCCTGCAAAATGCTCACTCCACGCCACTGCACAGGGACCTGCACCTTTAA
- the skor1a gene encoding SKI family transcriptional corepressor 1a isoform X11 has protein sequence MESIPSQLSTGRDTCSSPSSKQELQPYSGSSSMKPNQVSETALYGVPIVSLVIDGQERLCLAQISNTLLKNYSYNEIHNRRVALGITCVQCTPVQLEILRRAGAMPISSRRCGMITKREAERLCKSFLGAHNPPKLPENFAFDVSHECAWGCRGNFIPARYNSSRAKCIKCTYCNMYFSPNKFIFHSHRTPESKYTQPDAANFNSWRRHLKLTDKSLADDLCHAWEDVKAMFNGGSRKRAMPGSGSEMSSHLKPQSSGNITQTTSSDIPHKTLRCDDDRGNLSLSNSVRNYPVIPVPSKSFGMLQKIPPPIFPHPYSFPAFGLCQKKDDGVGEQNKTNVPSVFWPGAKDGIYPSFPMFWPTAGSLPLSSYQPKPHADLLGGRQTEAEMSESERGGNTPRDSLFDSERCSSSQSLRNDEDKSGDEARSSEGQPSTPRKLSYISAFRPVVKDAESIAKLYGNRDAYSGAHPGHLSPDFVSETSSYRSASPCADSGEEPDVDVETHRIPDDEESIQLSVDDRQSPVREDTPTPQPDDGHQTVTFSDSGSPDHKQNKQVAKKSDAIAYDVYSHEKDGASLQNTLSCSASKLSRCAQDTNEELQKQLLEQVELRKKLEREFQSLKGSNEEGTVLSRGDGPAAADCARSSRRSSPFLLQNAHSTPLHRDLHL, from the exons ATGGAGTCGATACCCAGTCAGCTTTCTACGGGACGAGATACTTGCTCTTCTCCCAGCTCGAAGCAAGAACTCCAGCCTTATTCTGGCAGCAGCTCGATGAAGCCAAATCAAGTGAGTGAGACTGCGCTGTACGGAGTGCCCATCGTCTCTTTGGTAATCGACGGCCAGGAGAGACTGTGTTTGGCGCAGATTTCCAACACTTTACTGAAGAACTACAGTTACAACGAAATTCACAACCGACGCGTGGCGCTTGGAATTACGTGTGTGCAGTGCACGCCGGTGCAGTTGGAGATCCTGAGGCGCGCGGGGGCTATGCCCATCTCCTCGCGCCGCTGTGGCATGATCACCAAACGCGAGGCCGAGCGCCTCTGCAAATCCTTTCTCGGGGCTCACAATCCTCCCAAATTACCCGAGAATTTTGCTTTCGATGTTTCACACGAGTGCGCCTGGGGATGTCGGGGAAACTTCATACCCGCCAGGTACAATAGCTCCAGGGCGAAATGCATCAAGTGCACCTATTGCAATATGTACTTTTCACCAAACAAATTTATATTTCATTCGCACCGCACACCTGAATCGAAATACACGCAGCCGGACGCGGCTAATTTTAATTCATGGAGGCGCCATCTGAAACTCACCGACAAAAGTTTGGCTGATGATCTTTGTCACGCGTGGGAGGACGTCAAGGCCATGTTTAACGGCGGGAGCAGAAAACGCGCAATGCCGGGTAGTGGATCCGAAATGTCCTCCCATCTCAAACCGCAGTCCTCCGGCAACATCACGCAAACTACTTCCTCCGATATCCCTCACAAAACTTTGCGCTGCGACGACGACCGCGGTAACCTCAGTTTAAGCAACAGCGTGCGCAACTATCCGGTCATCCCTGTGCCTAGTAAGAGTTTCGGCATGCTCCAGAAGATCCCGCCACCCATCTTCCCGCATCCGTATAGTTTCCCAGCATTTGGACTGTGTCAAAAGAAGGACGATGGAGTTGGTGAGCAGAATAAGACCAATGTGCCCAGCGTGTTTTGGCCCGGTGCGAAGGACGGTATCTATCCTTCCTTTCCTATGTTTTGGCCCACCGCGGGCAGCCTGCCGCTCTCATCCTACCAACCAAAGCCACACGCGGACTTACTGGGTGGCCGGCAAACGGAAGCAGAGATGTCAGAGAGTGAGAGGGGAGGAAACACACCTAGAGACAGTCTGTTCGACAGCGAGCGCTGCTCCAGCTCACAGTCCCTCAGGAACGACGAGGACAAATCTGGGGACGAGGCCAGGTCAAGTGAGGGTCAACCCAGCACTCCTAGAAAGCTAAGCTATATTTCTGCGTTCAGACCAGTGGTTAAAGACGCAGAGAGTATAGCCAAGCTTTACGGGAACAGGGACGCGTACAGTGGAGCACATCCTGGTCATTTGTCGCCTGACTTTGTGAGCGAGACCTCCAGCTACAGATCGGCCTCTCCGTGCGCGGACAGCGGGGAAGAACCAGATGTGGACGTGGAGACTCACAGAATTCCCGATGATGAGGAATCTATACAACTTTCCGTAGATGATCGGCAAAGTCCAGTGAGGGAAGACACACCAACGCCTCAGCCGGACGATGGCCACCAGACGGTCACTTTCAGTGACTCGGGCTCCCCTGATCACAAGCAGAACAAGCAGGTGGCGAAGAAAAGTGATGCCATTGCTTACGAT GTGTACTCGCATGAAAAGGATGGAGCCTCTCTTCAGAACACCCTGTCCTGTTCGGCCTCCAAACTTTCTCGCTGCGCGCAAGATACAAATG AGGAGCTCCAAAAGCAGCTATTGGAGCAAGTGGAGCTGAGAAAAAAACTGGAAAGGGAATTTCAAAGTTTGAAAG GATCAAATGAAGAGGGAACTGTCTTATCGAGAGGAGATGGTCCAGCAGCTGCAGATTGTGCGAG AAGCTCACGACGCTCTTCACCATTTCTCCTGCAAAATGCTCACTCCACGCCACTGCACAGGGACCTGCACCTTTAA